The Mycolicibacterium boenickei genome has a segment encoding these proteins:
- a CDS encoding thiolase domain-containing protein produces the protein MANKAAVLGTGQTKYVAKRHDVSMNGLVREAIDKALADSGSTMADIDAVVVGKAPDFFEGVMMPELFMADATGATNKPLIRVHTAGSVGGSTAIVAASLVKSGKYRRVLTMAWEKQSESNAMWALSIPVPFTKPVGAGAGGYFAPHVRAYIRRSGAPDHIGAMVAVKDRLNGAKNPLAHLHQPDITLEKVMASQMLWDPIRFDETCPSSDGAAAMVIGNEEAADTRVAEGHPVAWIHATALRTEPLAYSGRDQVNPQAGRDAAAALWRDAGITSPIDEIDVAEVYVPFSWFEPMWLENLGFAAEGEGWKLTEAGETAIGGKIPFNASGGVLSSNPIGASGMIRFAESAIQVMGKAGDHQVEGARKALGHAYGGGAQYYSMWVVSSDKPADKPAS, from the coding sequence ATGGCTAACAAAGCAGCGGTCCTCGGAACGGGCCAGACCAAGTACGTGGCCAAGCGTCACGACGTGTCGATGAACGGCCTGGTGCGCGAGGCCATCGACAAGGCGCTCGCCGATTCCGGTTCCACCATGGCCGATATCGATGCCGTCGTGGTCGGCAAGGCGCCGGACTTCTTCGAGGGCGTGATGATGCCCGAGCTGTTCATGGCCGACGCCACCGGCGCCACCAACAAGCCGCTGATCCGCGTCCACACCGCCGGTTCGGTGGGCGGCTCGACCGCGATCGTGGCCGCCAGCCTGGTCAAGTCCGGCAAGTACCGCCGGGTGCTGACCATGGCCTGGGAGAAGCAGTCGGAGTCGAACGCCATGTGGGCGTTGAGCATTCCGGTGCCGTTCACCAAGCCGGTGGGCGCGGGTGCGGGTGGATACTTCGCGCCCCACGTGCGCGCCTACATCCGGCGCTCGGGCGCACCGGACCACATCGGTGCGATGGTGGCGGTCAAGGACCGGCTCAACGGCGCCAAGAACCCGCTGGCGCACCTGCATCAGCCCGACATCACCCTGGAGAAGGTGATGGCCTCGCAGATGCTGTGGGACCCGATCCGGTTCGACGAGACCTGCCCGTCCTCCGACGGTGCCGCGGCCATGGTGATCGGCAACGAGGAAGCCGCGGACACTCGCGTCGCCGAGGGGCATCCGGTCGCGTGGATCCACGCCACCGCCCTGCGTACCGAACCGCTGGCCTACTCCGGCCGTGACCAGGTCAACCCGCAGGCCGGTCGCGACGCCGCGGCCGCGCTGTGGCGCGATGCCGGCATCACCAGCCCGATCGACGAGATCGACGTGGCCGAGGTGTACGTGCCGTTCTCGTGGTTCGAGCCGATGTGGTTGGAGAACCTCGGTTTTGCCGCCGAGGGCGAGGGCTGGAAGCTCACCGAAGCCGGCGAGACGGCCATCGGCGGGAAGATCCCGTTCAACGCCTCCGGCGGTGTGCTGTCGAGCAACCCGATCGGCGCCTCGGGCATGATCCGGTTCGCCGAATCGGCGATCCAGGTGATGGGCAAGGCCGGCGACCACCAGGTCGAGGGCGCCCGCAAGGCACTCGGTCATGCCTACGGCGGTGGCGCGCAGTACTACTCGATGTGGGTGGTGTCATCGGATAAACCTGCGGACAAGCCGGCCTCATGA
- a CDS encoding thiolase domain-containing protein, with protein sequence MTLRDVAVVGFAHAPHVRRTDGTTNGVEMLMPCFASLYEELGLQQTDIGFWCSGSSDYLAGRAFSFISAIDSIGAVPPINESHVEMDAAWALYEAYIKILTGEVETALVYGFGKSSAGVLRRVLALQTDPYTVAPLWPDAVSLAGLQARFGLNAGKWTAEQMAQVALDSFAAGGRVDSVESASSVAELLDRPFFADPLRRHDIAPITDGASAIVLAAGDRARELRENPAWITGFEHRIETPVLGARDLTVSTSTAASAQAATGGDVSSIEVAEIYAPFTHQQLILTEAIGLGENTKVNPSGGALAANPMFSAGLERIGFAAQHIFDGSAGRVLAHATSGAALQQNLVAVLEGKN encoded by the coding sequence ATGACTCTTCGTGATGTCGCTGTCGTCGGTTTTGCACATGCCCCGCATGTGCGCCGCACTGATGGCACCACCAACGGCGTCGAGATGCTGATGCCGTGTTTCGCCAGCCTGTATGAAGAGCTCGGCCTGCAGCAGACCGACATCGGCTTCTGGTGCTCCGGCTCTTCCGATTACCTTGCCGGCCGGGCCTTCTCGTTCATCTCGGCGATCGACTCGATCGGCGCGGTGCCGCCGATCAACGAATCGCACGTCGAGATGGACGCCGCCTGGGCGCTGTACGAGGCCTACATCAAGATCCTGACCGGCGAGGTGGAGACCGCGCTGGTCTACGGCTTCGGCAAGTCCTCGGCCGGAGTCCTCCGTCGGGTGCTGGCCCTTCAGACCGATCCGTACACCGTCGCGCCGCTGTGGCCGGATGCGGTGTCGCTGGCCGGACTTCAGGCCCGCTTCGGGCTGAATGCCGGTAAGTGGACCGCTGAGCAGATGGCCCAGGTGGCCCTGGATTCGTTCGCCGCGGGTGGTCGGGTCGACTCCGTCGAGTCCGCTTCGAGCGTCGCCGAGCTGCTGGACCGCCCGTTCTTCGCCGATCCGCTGCGCCGCCACGACATCGCCCCGATCACCGACGGCGCATCGGCCATCGTCCTGGCTGCCGGCGACCGGGCGCGTGAACTTCGCGAAAACCCGGCCTGGATCACCGGTTTCGAGCACCGCATCGAGACCCCGGTGCTCGGTGCCCGCGATCTGACCGTCTCGACCTCCACCGCTGCCTCGGCGCAAGCCGCCACGGGCGGTGACGTGAGCTCGATCGAGGTGGCCGAGATCTACGCCCCGTTCACCCACCAGCAGCTGATCCTCACCGAGGCGATCGGGCTGGGCGAGAACACGAAGGTCAATCCGTCGGGCGGCGCGTTGGCCGCCAACCCGATGTTCTCGGCCGGTCTGGAACGCATCGGCTTCGCCGCGCAGCACATCTTCGACGGATCCGCCGGGCGCGTGCTGGCGCACGCCACCAGCGGCGCTGCGCTGCAACAGAATCTGGTCGCGGTCCTGGAGGGCAAGAACTAA
- a CDS encoding acyl-CoA synthetase: MALNIADLAEHAIDAVPDRVALICGDEQLTYAQLEEKANRLAHYLISQGVKKDDKVGLYCRNRIEIVIGMLGIVKAGAILVNVNFRYVEGELKYLFENSDMVALIHERRYSDRVANVLPETPLVKTVLVVEDGSDDDYQRYGGVEFYSAIADSSPERDFGPRSADDIYLLYTGGTTGFPKGVMWRHEDIYRVLFGGTDFATGEPVADEYDLSKQAAANPPMIRLPIPPMIHGATQSATWMALFTGHTVVLMPEFDADAAWRMIHEHKVNLLFFTGDAMARPLLDALLAHQDAGNEYDLSSLFLLASTAALFSTSLKEKFLELLPNRIITDSIGSSETGFGGTSIVAKGQSHTGGPRVTIDKTTKVLDENGNEVVPGSGVRGIIAKCGHIPVGYFKDEKKTAETFRTYNGIRYAIPGDYAEVEADGSVTMLGRGSVSINSGGEKIYPEEVEAALKGHPDVFDALVVGVPDERFGQHVAAVVQPREGARPTLADLDAFVRNEIAGYKVPRSLWLVDEVKRSPAGKPDYRWAKDQTEERAADEVHANHVGAKR, encoded by the coding sequence GTGGCCCTGAATATTGCCGATCTTGCCGAGCACGCCATCGACGCTGTGCCTGACCGTGTCGCGCTGATTTGTGGCGACGAACAGCTGACCTATGCGCAGTTGGAGGAGAAGGCCAACCGCCTGGCCCACTATCTGATCTCACAAGGCGTCAAGAAGGACGACAAGGTCGGCCTGTATTGCCGCAACCGCATCGAGATCGTGATCGGGATGCTGGGCATCGTGAAGGCCGGCGCGATCCTGGTCAACGTCAACTTCCGTTACGTCGAGGGTGAGCTGAAGTACCTGTTCGAGAACTCGGACATGGTCGCGCTCATCCACGAGCGCCGTTACTCCGACCGGGTGGCCAACGTGCTGCCCGAGACACCGTTGGTCAAGACCGTCCTGGTCGTGGAGGACGGCTCCGATGATGATTACCAGCGCTACGGCGGCGTCGAGTTCTACTCGGCCATCGCCGACAGCTCTCCCGAGCGTGACTTCGGCCCGCGCAGCGCCGACGACATCTACCTGCTCTACACCGGTGGCACCACCGGATTCCCCAAGGGCGTCATGTGGCGTCACGAGGACATCTACCGAGTGCTGTTCGGCGGCACCGACTTCGCCACCGGCGAGCCCGTCGCCGACGAGTACGACCTGTCCAAGCAGGCCGCCGCCAACCCGCCGATGATCCGGCTGCCCATCCCGCCGATGATTCACGGCGCGACGCAGTCGGCCACCTGGATGGCCTTGTTCACCGGCCACACCGTGGTGCTGATGCCGGAGTTCGACGCCGATGCGGCGTGGCGGATGATCCACGAGCACAAGGTGAATCTGCTGTTCTTCACCGGCGACGCGATGGCCCGGCCGCTGCTCGATGCGCTGCTGGCCCATCAGGACGCGGGCAACGAATACGACCTGTCGAGCCTGTTCCTGCTCGCCAGCACCGCTGCGCTGTTCTCCACGAGCCTCAAGGAGAAGTTCCTCGAGCTGCTGCCCAACCGGATCATCACCGACTCGATCGGCTCGTCGGAGACCGGCTTCGGCGGCACCAGCATCGTCGCCAAGGGCCAGAGCCACACCGGTGGCCCGCGCGTCACCATCGACAAGACCACCAAGGTGCTCGACGAGAACGGCAACGAAGTGGTTCCGGGCTCGGGTGTGCGCGGCATCATCGCCAAGTGCGGCCACATCCCGGTCGGGTACTTCAAGGACGAGAAGAAGACCGCCGAGACCTTCCGCACCTACAACGGGATTCGTTACGCCATCCCGGGTGACTACGCCGAGGTCGAGGCCGACGGCAGCGTGACCATGCTCGGCCGCGGTTCGGTGTCGATCAACAGCGGTGGAGAGAAGATCTACCCCGAAGAGGTCGAGGCCGCGCTCAAGGGACACCCCGACGTCTTCGACGCGCTGGTGGTCGGTGTGCCCGACGAGCGCTTCGGCCAGCACGTCGCTGCTGTCGTGCAGCCGCGTGAGGGTGCGCGCCCGACGCTGGCCGATCTGGATGCGTTCGTGCGCAACGAGATCGCCGGTTACAAGGTGCCGCGCAGCCTCTGGCTGGTCGACGAGGTCAAGCGCTCGCCCGCGGGCAAGCCCGACTACCGGTGGGCCAAGGACCAGACCGAGGAGCGCGCGGCCGACGAGGTGCACGCGAATCACGTGGGAGCCAAGCGATGA
- a CDS encoding LLM class F420-dependent oxidoreductase has translation MKLGLQLGYWGAQPPTNHAELVAAAEAEGFDTVFTAEAWGSDAYTPLAWWGRETTRMRLGTSVIQMSARTPTACAMAALTLDHLSGGRHILGLGVSGPQVVEGWYGAKFPKPLARTREYIDILRQVWAREAPVHSAGPHYPLPVTGEGTTGLGKNLKPITHPLRADIPVMLGAEGPKNVALAAEIADGWLPIFYSPRIAGMYNEWLDEGFARPGARHTRETFEICATAQVVVTDDRPAIMELMKPHLALYMGGMGSEDTNFHAEVYRRMGYAEVVDDVTKLFRSDRKDEAAKVIPDELVDDSAIVGDLDYVKGQIKAWEASGVTMMVVGARSVEQIKDLAALV, from the coding sequence ATGAAGCTGGGTCTGCAACTCGGATACTGGGGCGCGCAGCCGCCCACCAACCACGCCGAACTCGTGGCCGCGGCCGAGGCGGAGGGCTTCGACACCGTGTTCACCGCAGAGGCCTGGGGCTCGGACGCCTACACCCCGCTGGCCTGGTGGGGCCGCGAAACCACCCGCATGCGCCTGGGCACCTCGGTGATCCAGATGTCCGCCCGTACCCCGACCGCGTGCGCGATGGCCGCACTGACGCTGGATCACCTCTCTGGCGGCCGCCACATCCTCGGTCTCGGGGTGTCCGGGCCGCAGGTGGTCGAGGGCTGGTACGGCGCGAAATTTCCCAAGCCGCTGGCCCGCACCCGCGAGTACATCGACATCCTGCGTCAGGTCTGGGCGCGCGAGGCTCCGGTGCACAGCGCCGGCCCGCACTACCCGCTGCCGGTGACCGGCGAGGGCACCACGGGCCTGGGCAAGAACCTCAAGCCGATAACTCATCCGCTGCGTGCCGACATCCCGGTGATGCTCGGTGCCGAGGGCCCCAAGAACGTCGCGTTGGCCGCCGAGATCGCCGACGGCTGGCTGCCGATCTTCTACTCGCCGCGCATTGCAGGCATGTACAACGAGTGGCTGGACGAGGGCTTCGCCCGCCCGGGCGCCCGGCATACGCGGGAGACGTTCGAGATCTGCGCGACCGCACAGGTGGTGGTGACCGACGACCGGCCCGCGATCATGGAGCTGATGAAGCCGCACCTGGCGCTGTACATGGGCGGTATGGGGTCTGAGGACACCAACTTCCACGCCGAGGTCTACCGCCGGATGGGCTACGCCGAGGTCGTCGACGATGTCACCAAGCTGTTCCGCAGCGATCGCAAAGACGAAGCCGCCAAGGTGATTCCCGACGAATTGGTCGATGACTCGGCGATCGTCGGTGACCTCGACTACGTCAAGGGGCAGATCAAGGCCTGGGAGGCCTCGGGCGTGACCATGATGGTCGTCGGCGCTCGCTCCGTAGAGCAGATCAAGGACCTCGCCGCCCTCGTGTAG
- a CDS encoding crotonase/enoyl-CoA hydratase family protein: MSDTEKGPDALIEQRGHTLILTLNRPEARNALSTEMLSIMVEAWDRVDNDPEIRTCILTGAGGYFCAGMDLKGATKKPPGDSFKDGSYDPSRIDGLLKGRRLTKPLIAAVEGPAIAGGTEILQGTDIRVAGESAKFGISEAKWSLYPMGGSAVRLVRQIPYTIACDMLLTGRHITAAQALEYGLIGHVVPDGTALEKALEIAEVINNNGPLAVQAILKTIRETEGMHENEAFKPDTANGIPVFLSQDAKEGPLAFKEKRAPKFQMK, translated from the coding sequence GTGAGCGATACCGAAAAAGGGCCCGACGCCCTCATTGAGCAGCGCGGACACACCTTGATCCTGACGCTGAACCGGCCCGAGGCGCGCAACGCGCTTTCGACCGAGATGCTCTCGATCATGGTCGAGGCCTGGGACCGCGTCGACAACGATCCGGAGATCCGCACCTGCATCCTGACCGGTGCCGGCGGGTACTTCTGCGCGGGCATGGACCTCAAGGGCGCCACCAAGAAGCCGCCGGGCGATTCGTTCAAGGACGGCAGCTACGACCCGTCGCGCATCGACGGTCTACTCAAGGGCCGACGCCTGACCAAGCCGTTGATCGCCGCGGTCGAGGGCCCGGCCATCGCCGGCGGCACCGAGATCCTGCAGGGCACCGACATCCGCGTCGCCGGCGAGAGCGCCAAGTTCGGCATCTCCGAGGCCAAGTGGAGCCTGTATCCGATGGGCGGTTCGGCAGTGCGTCTCGTGCGCCAGATTCCGTACACGATCGCATGCGACATGCTGCTGACCGGGCGACACATCACTGCCGCCCAGGCGCTCGAGTACGGCCTGATCGGTCACGTCGTCCCGGACGGCACCGCATTGGAGAAGGCACTCGAGATCGCCGAGGTGATCAACAACAACGGCCCGCTCGCGGTGCAGGCCATCCTCAAGACCATCCGCGAGACCGAGGGCATGCACGAGAACGAGGCGTTCAAGCCCGACACCGCCAACGGCATCCCGGTGTTCCTGTCCCAGGACGCCAAGGAAGGCCCGCTGGCCTTCAAGGAGAAGCGCGCGCCCAAGTTCCAGATGAAGTAG
- a CDS encoding TIGR03619 family F420-dependent LLM class oxidoreductase, whose product MKYTLSVAMGPLEHLTGLARTAEEVGFDSIALPDSLFYMEKQAADYPYTPDGSRMWNAETPWVDPLIAAASMGAATSTLRFYTNVMKLGSRNPLLLARQVGSVANLTNNRFGFGVGIGWAPEEFEWCGVPFAKRGARVDEMIEVLKLVLGGGMVEFHGEFYDFERLQMSPAPSQPVPFYVGGHTPVALKRAARVGDGWTSAMMTCAQLAETVTAINKLRAEYGRADEPFEFQSVCIDKFDLDGHRELAEAGITDNIVIPWMLEGLGFDAPLEKKQDSLKRFADTYIHSGWQD is encoded by the coding sequence ATGAAGTACACGCTCAGCGTGGCAATGGGCCCGCTCGAGCATCTGACCGGGTTGGCCCGCACCGCAGAGGAAGTCGGGTTCGATTCGATCGCGCTGCCCGACTCGCTGTTCTACATGGAGAAGCAGGCCGCGGACTATCCGTACACCCCGGACGGTTCGCGGATGTGGAATGCCGAGACCCCGTGGGTCGATCCGCTGATCGCGGCGGCCTCGATGGGGGCGGCGACCTCGACGCTGCGGTTCTACACCAACGTCATGAAGCTCGGGTCGCGTAATCCGCTGCTGCTGGCCCGGCAGGTCGGCTCGGTGGCCAACCTGACCAACAACCGATTCGGCTTCGGCGTCGGAATCGGCTGGGCACCTGAGGAGTTCGAGTGGTGCGGGGTCCCGTTCGCCAAGCGCGGCGCCCGCGTCGACGAGATGATCGAGGTGCTCAAGCTCGTGCTCGGCGGCGGCATGGTCGAGTTCCACGGCGAGTTCTACGATTTCGAGCGCCTGCAGATGAGCCCGGCCCCGTCGCAGCCCGTCCCGTTCTACGTGGGCGGGCACACCCCGGTTGCCCTCAAGCGGGCCGCCCGGGTGGGTGACGGCTGGACCAGCGCGATGATGACGTGCGCGCAGCTGGCCGAGACCGTGACGGCCATCAACAAGCTGCGGGCCGAATACGGCCGTGCCGATGAGCCGTTCGAGTTCCAGTCGGTGTGCATCGACAAGTTCGACCTCGACGGCCATCGCGAGCTGGCCGAGGCAGGCATCACCGACAACATCGTCATCCCCTGGATGCTCGAGGGACTCGGCTTCGACGCTCCCCTGGAGAAGAAGCAGGATTCGCTCAAGCGGTTCGCCGACACCTATATCCACTCCGGCTGGCAGGACTGA
- a CDS encoding nuclear transport factor 2 family protein — protein MAITNPEHPAHLAGKRSRDAVAARDKQAWLANFADDAIVQDPIGPSFFDPEGNGHRGKEAIAAFWDKAIAPTDNLEFKFVDTYQCGTEEANVGSIVTTMGGHRITTPGVFTYRANDAGQLVALRAYWEVDRASAEKIDS, from the coding sequence ATGGCCATCACCAATCCCGAACACCCAGCGCATCTGGCGGGCAAGCGATCCCGGGACGCCGTGGCGGCCCGGGACAAGCAGGCCTGGCTGGCCAATTTCGCCGACGACGCGATCGTGCAGGATCCCATCGGGCCGTCGTTCTTCGATCCGGAGGGCAACGGGCACCGGGGCAAGGAAGCCATCGCGGCATTCTGGGACAAGGCCATCGCCCCGACTGACAACCTCGAGTTCAAGTTCGTCGACACGTACCAGTGCGGCACCGAGGAAGCCAACGTCGGCAGCATCGTGACGACGATGGGCGGGCACCGCATCACCACCCCGGGTGTCTTCACCTACCGGGCCAACGATGCGGGGCAACTGGTGGCCTTGCGGGCCTACTGGGAAGTGGACCGCGCGAGCGCCGAGAAGATCGACAGCTAG
- a CDS encoding Zn-ribbon domain-containing OB-fold protein, whose protein sequence is MTASQSRPASTDHREPPLSAPLKLSFDYTRSVGPLLSQFFTALRERRIVGVRGSDGRVHVPPAEYDPVTYEALTEVVPVSSVGTVVSWTWQPEPLEGQPLDRPFAWALIKLDGADTPLLHAVDAKEGELSTGARVRVHWVDEPVGAITDIAYFVPGETAEDVPAVSDDRDPVTMLVVPSAIEIRHTASQPESTYLRGLRDGKLLGARTGDTGKVYFPPKEADPATGKELDQFVELVDKGTVTTFAIINIPFAGQRIKPPYVAAYVLLDGADIPFLHLVTDIDASEVRMGMRVEAVWKPQEEWGLGIDNISHFRPTGEPDADYDSYKHHL, encoded by the coding sequence GTGACAGCCAGCCAAAGCCGCCCGGCCTCGACAGATCACCGTGAGCCGCCACTTTCCGCGCCACTGAAACTGTCGTTTGACTACACCCGTTCAGTTGGTCCACTGCTCAGTCAGTTCTTCACTGCCCTGCGCGAGCGCCGGATCGTCGGCGTGCGCGGGTCTGACGGACGCGTGCACGTGCCACCCGCTGAGTATGACCCGGTCACCTACGAGGCCCTGACCGAGGTCGTGCCCGTATCCAGCGTGGGGACCGTCGTGTCCTGGACCTGGCAGCCAGAGCCCCTCGAGGGCCAGCCGCTGGACCGGCCGTTCGCCTGGGCGTTGATCAAGCTCGACGGCGCCGACACTCCGCTGCTGCATGCCGTGGACGCCAAGGAAGGCGAACTGAGCACCGGCGCCCGGGTACGTGTCCACTGGGTCGACGAGCCGGTCGGCGCGATCACCGACATCGCGTACTTCGTCCCCGGCGAGACCGCTGAGGACGTCCCGGCGGTCAGCGATGATCGCGACCCGGTGACCATGCTCGTGGTGCCCTCGGCCATCGAGATCCGACACACGGCTTCTCAGCCGGAGAGCACGTACCTCCGGGGTCTGCGCGACGGCAAACTGCTGGGCGCACGCACCGGAGACACCGGCAAGGTGTACTTCCCACCCAAGGAAGCCGATCCGGCCACCGGCAAGGAGCTCGACCAGTTCGTCGAGCTGGTCGACAAGGGCACGGTCACCACGTTCGCGATCATCAACATCCCGTTCGCCGGCCAGCGCATCAAGCCGCCGTACGTCGCGGCCTACGTGCTGCTCGACGGTGCCGACATCCCGTTCCTGCATCTGGTGACCGATATCGACGCGTCCGAGGTACGGATGGGCATGCGCGTGGAAGCGGTGTGGAAGCCCCAGGAGGAATGGGGCCTCGGCATCGACAACATCTCGCACTTCCGGCCGACGGGTGAGCCCGACGCCGACTACGACAGCTACAAGCACCACCTGTAA
- a CDS encoding gamma carbonic anhydrase family protein, with product MPLYSFEGRAPVVDPSAFVAPTATLIGNVTVEAGASVWFNTVLRGDFAPIVIREGANVQDGSVLHAPPGIPVDIGPGATVAHMCVVHGAHVGEEALIANHCTVLDGAVIGRRSLIAAHSLVVGGTKIPDEVLVTGAPAKIRGPIAGTGAQTWVQTNPAAYRELAERYLTGLAEI from the coding sequence ATGCCGCTGTATTCGTTCGAGGGCCGGGCGCCCGTGGTCGACCCAAGCGCATTCGTCGCCCCGACGGCAACACTGATCGGCAACGTGACGGTCGAGGCCGGTGCGTCCGTGTGGTTCAACACCGTGTTGCGAGGTGACTTCGCCCCGATCGTCATCCGCGAGGGCGCCAACGTTCAGGACGGGTCGGTGCTGCACGCGCCACCGGGGATCCCGGTCGACATCGGCCCCGGTGCGACGGTCGCCCACATGTGTGTCGTGCACGGTGCGCACGTGGGGGAGGAGGCGCTGATCGCCAACCACTGCACGGTGCTCGACGGGGCGGTGATTGGCCGGCGCAGCCTGATCGCGGCGCATTCACTGGTGGTCGGGGGGACCAAGATTCCCGACGAGGTTCTGGTCACCGGTGCGCCCGCGAAGATCCGGGGACCCATCGCGGGCACCGGCGCGCAGACCTGGGTGCAGACCAATCCCGCGGCGTACCGCGAACTGGCCGAGCGTTACCTGACGGGCCTCGCCGAGATCTAG
- a CDS encoding acetoacetate decarboxylase family protein, whose amino-acid sequence MPVQIRTAVQHMAMFSVDADAAQRMIDYSGLRVYRHRPHRAIVVLMLMHYIDGDLGPYLEYGTNVMVNRPGAEASGLRGLGSAGAFVHHLPVDGEFTLQAGRQIWGYPKVLADFTVRGADNGAGVHEGSPFGFEVNIDGRLAVGMDFKPGLPVPSAFTAKPQVQSTFSYLDGVLRETEGQMRLSGVRYRPGGVRIRLGDHPYAAELAALGLPKRALLSSSVRNVQMTFADAKEIS is encoded by the coding sequence ATGCCGGTGCAGATCCGTACCGCCGTGCAACACATGGCGATGTTCTCGGTGGATGCCGATGCCGCGCAGCGCATGATCGACTACAGCGGTCTGCGCGTGTATCGGCACCGACCGCACCGCGCGATCGTCGTGTTGATGCTGATGCACTACATCGACGGCGACCTGGGCCCGTACCTGGAGTACGGCACCAACGTCATGGTGAACCGGCCCGGTGCGGAGGCCTCGGGCCTACGCGGTCTCGGCTCGGCGGGCGCCTTCGTGCACCACCTTCCGGTTGACGGTGAATTCACGCTGCAGGCCGGCAGGCAGATCTGGGGCTATCCGAAAGTCTTGGCGGACTTCACCGTTCGCGGTGCGGACAATGGGGCCGGGGTTCATGAGGGCAGCCCGTTCGGCTTCGAGGTGAACATCGACGGCCGGCTGGCCGTCGGGATGGATTTCAAGCCCGGCCTGCCGGTGCCGTCGGCGTTCACCGCCAAGCCTCAGGTGCAGTCCACTTTCTCCTACCTCGACGGCGTGCTGCGCGAAACCGAAGGCCAGATGCGGCTTTCCGGCGTGCGCTACCGGCCGGGTGGGGTCCGAATCCGGCTCGGTGACCACCCGTACGCCGCAGAACTCGCGGCCCTGGGCCTGCCCAAACGGGCGTTGTTGTCCAGCTCGGTCCGCAATGTACAGATGACGTTTGCTGACGCCAAGGAGATTTCGTGA
- a CDS encoding cytochrome P450, whose amino-acid sequence MTQVLSKPDVDFTNGNFYADGGAREAYRWMRANQPVFRDRNGLAAATTYAAVIDAERNPELFSNAGGIRPDQPGMPYMIDMDDPAHVLRRKLVNSGFTRKRVMDKVPSIVNLCDTLIDAVCERGECDFVRDIAAPLPMAVIGDMLGVLPTEREMLLKWSDDLVCGLSSHLDETAINMLMETFAAYTAFTMEVIAKRRAEPTDDLFSILVNAEVEGQRMSDDEIVMETLLILIGGDETTRHTLSGGTDQLLRHRDQWERLVADQSLLPGAIEETLRWTSPVKNMCRTLTADTTFHGTDLKAGEKIMLMFESANFDEAVFENPDEFRIDRNPNSHLAFGFGTHFCLGNQLARLELRLMLERLLTRLPDLRLADDKALPLRPANFVSGPEAMPVVFTPTAPLGA is encoded by the coding sequence GTGACCCAAGTACTGTCCAAGCCCGACGTTGATTTCACCAACGGCAACTTCTATGCCGACGGTGGTGCGCGGGAGGCCTACCGCTGGATGCGGGCCAACCAGCCGGTGTTCCGGGACCGCAACGGACTGGCGGCCGCCACCACTTACGCGGCCGTGATCGACGCCGAACGTAACCCCGAACTGTTCTCCAACGCCGGTGGCATCCGTCCCGATCAGCCGGGCATGCCCTACATGATCGACATGGACGACCCGGCACATGTGTTGCGCCGCAAGCTGGTCAACTCGGGCTTCACGCGCAAGCGGGTGATGGACAAGGTGCCGTCGATCGTGAACCTGTGCGACACCCTGATCGACGCGGTGTGTGAACGCGGGGAATGCGACTTCGTCCGCGACATCGCCGCGCCGCTGCCGATGGCGGTGATCGGCGACATGCTCGGCGTGCTGCCCACCGAGCGCGAGATGCTGCTGAAGTGGTCGGACGACTTGGTCTGCGGGCTGAGTTCGCATCTCGACGAGACGGCCATCAACATGCTGATGGAGACGTTCGCCGCCTATACCGCGTTCACCATGGAGGTGATCGCCAAGCGGCGCGCCGAGCCGACCGACGATCTTTTCTCGATCCTGGTGAACGCCGAGGTCGAGGGGCAGCGGATGAGCGATGACGAGATCGTCATGGAGACCCTGCTGATCCTGATCGGCGGCGATGAGACCACACGCCACACGCTGTCCGGCGGTACCGATCAGCTCTTGCGTCACCGTGACCAGTGGGAACGTCTGGTAGCCGACCAGTCCCTGCTGCCCGGCGCCATCGAGGAGACGCTGCGCTGGACCTCGCCGGTGAAGAACATGTGCCGGACCCTGACGGCCGATACGACCTTCCATGGCACCGACCTGAAGGCCGGCGAGAAGATCATGCTGATGTTCGAATCTGCCAACTTCGACGAAGCAGTCTTCGAGAACCCCGACGAGTTCCGGATCGACCGGAACCCCAACAGCCACTTGGCTTTCGGCTTCGGGACGCACTTCTGCCTCGGAAACCAGCTGGCCCGCCTGGAGCTGCGGCTCATGCTCGAGCGGCTGCTCACCCGGCTGCCCGATCTGCGGTTGGCCGACGACAAGGCGTTGCCGCTGCGTCCGGCCAACTTCGTCAGCGGGCCCGAGGCCATGCCGGTCGTCTTCACCCCCACGGCGCCGCTGGGCGCCTAG